In one window of Rhizobium sp. ACO-34A DNA:
- a CDS encoding two-component sensor histidine kinase, whose protein sequence is MIKPTQDVARHFGPSSRRLRLQTLVRLRWLAVAGQSITVFIVAFLLEYPLPFTTSVALIGALAAANFLLSVTFPPTYRLEPLAAFAVLGLDLFQLAALLFITGGLANPFAPLICVPVIISFASQPRGLSIALLVFALFFITALAFTPYPLPWHSGETLPTHPVMQLGIWFSITSMMTFAAFYAYRVSQEAALLADALSATELILQREKHLSQLDGLAAAAAHELGTPLATISVVAKEMERELGNDERFGEDVQLLRSQSERCRDILRRLTSLPSENEEHMRRLPLSSMIEEVLAPNREFGVKLELVEKSDRSKEPIGVRNAGILYGLGNLVENAIDFARDKVTVTVEHDASKVVITIEDDGEGYSADVLQRIGEPYVTSRQRDDKAGGLGLGLFIAKTLLERSGATLRFENGGPDRPGARVRIAWPRGLMDAGR, encoded by the coding sequence ATGATAAAGCCGACGCAGGATGTGGCGAGACATTTCGGACCCTCGAGCCGGAGGTTGAGACTGCAGACACTGGTGCGCCTGCGCTGGCTGGCGGTAGCGGGACAGAGCATCACGGTCTTCATCGTCGCCTTTCTTCTGGAATATCCGCTGCCATTCACCACGAGCGTGGCGTTGATCGGGGCGCTCGCGGCGGCAAACTTCCTGTTGTCCGTCACCTTCCCGCCGACCTATCGGCTGGAGCCGCTCGCCGCATTCGCCGTGCTCGGGCTCGATCTGTTCCAGCTTGCGGCTCTGCTCTTCATCACCGGCGGGCTGGCCAATCCGTTTGCGCCGCTGATCTGCGTTCCGGTGATCATCTCGTTCGCCTCCCAGCCGCGGGGACTTTCGATCGCGCTTCTGGTGTTCGCGCTGTTTTTCATTACCGCGCTGGCGTTCACGCCCTATCCCCTGCCCTGGCATAGCGGCGAGACCCTGCCGACCCATCCCGTCATGCAGCTCGGCATCTGGTTCTCCATCACCTCGATGATGACGTTTGCGGCTTTCTACGCCTATCGTGTCTCGCAAGAGGCGGCCCTGCTTGCCGACGCGCTTTCGGCGACCGAGCTGATCCTGCAGCGGGAAAAGCATCTCTCGCAGCTCGATGGCCTTGCCGCCGCCGCTGCCCATGAGCTCGGCACTCCGCTTGCCACGATCAGCGTCGTCGCCAAGGAGATGGAGCGCGAACTGGGGAATGACGAGCGCTTCGGGGAGGACGTTCAGCTGCTGCGCAGCCAGAGCGAGCGCTGCCGCGACATCCTGCGCCGGCTGACGAGCCTGCCTTCGGAAAACGAGGAACACATGCGGCGCCTGCCGCTTTCCTCGATGATCGAAGAGGTGCTGGCACCGAACCGGGAGTTTGGCGTCAAGCTTGAGCTGGTGGAGAAATCGGACCGGTCGAAGGAACCGATCGGGGTGCGCAATGCCGGTATTCTCTACGGTCTCGGCAACCTCGTCGAAAACGCCATCGATTTCGCCCGCGACAAGGTGACGGTTACCGTGGAACACGACGCCTCGAAGGTGGTCATCACCATCGAGGACGACGGTGAAGGCTATTCCGCCGACGTTCTGCAACGCATCGGTGAGCCCTATGTCACGAGCCGGCAACGGGACGACAAGGCGGGCGGACTGGGCCTCGGCCTGTTCATCGCCAAGACGCTGCTGGAACGATCCGGCGCGACGCTCCGGTTTGAAAACGGCGGTCCGGACCGACCAGGCGCGCGCGTGCGGATCGCATGGCCACGCGGCCTGATGGACGCAGGGCGCTGA
- a CDS encoding ATP-dependent helicase HrpB, with amino-acid sequence MPFNLPSLPVSEKLADLAEALARENCAVLSAPPGAGKTTLVPIHLLEQPWRGDGRIILLEPRRLAARAAASRMASLIGESVGETVGYRMRLDNRVSARTRIEVVTEGVFARMILEDPELEGIAAVLFDEFHERSLDADFGLALALDAQAALRPDLRILVMSATLDIERVAALLDNPPVIISEGRSFPIDIRHQDRPGGTRIEDAVTSAISTSLDQETGSILAFLPGQAEIRRVAERLDGKVTSSTHVVPLYGNLSQKEQDEAIRPAAPGTRKVVLATSIAETSITIDGVRIVIDSGLQRLPVFEPSTGITRLETVRVSRASADQRAGRAGRTEPGIAIRLWHQGQTAALPAFTPPEILASDLSNLVLDMAHWGVLEPDGLRFIDPPPAAAWNEAKNLLQMLGALDKTGALTAKGRTMRDLALPARLSAMVLAAAENGQAAEAARLAVLLTEQGLGGSSLDLEERLRRFEQEKGERASAARKLAERIAGSLRSTGPQGARTTAGRLLIHAYPDRIALSRGARGRFVMANGRGAEIEETDRLAGSRMLVIADLTGQAARGRVLAAAEIRRDDIDELMPEAIRTADECFFDPPSRQVRARRSTRLGAIVFDETPLPKPAGAEAARALADGVRQLGLSALPFSKAGEQLRQRIGFLHRSIGEPWPDIGDDALLDRLADWFIPFQTNVRGIDDIAPGSLFDGLMSLVPHEVQRDLEKLAPTHFTAPTGQSHPIRYDGNEPTLAIRVQELFGLKSHPAIGGGRLPLLLELTSPAHRPIQTTRDLPGFWAGSWKDVRSDMRGRYPKHPWPENPADAAPTTRAKPRGT; translated from the coding sequence ATGCCATTCAATCTGCCCAGCCTCCCGGTCTCGGAAAAGCTTGCCGATCTCGCTGAAGCACTCGCCCGGGAGAACTGCGCCGTGCTTTCGGCCCCTCCGGGAGCGGGCAAGACCACGCTCGTGCCGATCCATCTTCTGGAACAGCCATGGCGGGGGGATGGCCGTATCATCCTGCTCGAACCGCGACGTCTCGCGGCACGGGCAGCAGCGAGCCGTATGGCAAGCCTAATCGGCGAAAGCGTCGGCGAGACCGTCGGCTATCGCATGCGGCTCGACAATCGCGTGTCGGCACGCACGCGGATCGAGGTGGTGACGGAGGGCGTCTTCGCCCGCATGATCCTCGAGGATCCCGAACTCGAAGGCATCGCTGCGGTCCTGTTCGATGAATTCCATGAAAGATCGCTCGATGCGGATTTCGGTCTGGCGCTGGCGCTCGATGCCCAGGCTGCCCTGAGGCCCGACCTCAGGATCCTCGTAATGTCGGCAACCCTCGACATCGAACGTGTCGCGGCCCTTCTCGACAATCCTCCCGTCATTATCAGTGAAGGGCGAAGCTTCCCGATCGACATCCGCCATCAGGACAGGCCGGGCGGCACGCGCATCGAGGATGCCGTGACCTCGGCCATTTCCACTTCGCTCGACCAGGAAACGGGCTCGATCCTCGCCTTCCTGCCGGGACAGGCGGAGATCCGCCGCGTGGCCGAGCGGCTCGACGGCAAGGTCACGTCATCGACCCATGTCGTACCGCTTTACGGAAACCTCTCGCAGAAGGAACAGGACGAGGCGATCCGGCCGGCTGCGCCCGGCACGCGGAAGGTGGTGCTGGCGACCTCCATCGCCGAGACCTCCATTACCATTGACGGCGTCAGGATCGTCATCGACAGCGGGCTTCAGCGGCTGCCGGTCTTCGAGCCGTCGACCGGCATTACACGGCTTGAAACGGTCAGGGTTTCGCGCGCATCCGCCGACCAGCGCGCCGGTCGCGCCGGACGAACGGAACCCGGCATCGCCATCCGTCTCTGGCATCAGGGACAAACGGCTGCTCTCCCGGCATTTACGCCGCCGGAAATCCTTGCAAGCGATCTTTCCAACCTCGTTCTCGACATGGCGCATTGGGGCGTTCTGGAGCCGGATGGCCTGCGCTTCATCGATCCGCCGCCGGCCGCCGCCTGGAACGAGGCGAAGAACCTCCTGCAGATGCTGGGTGCGCTTGACAAGACGGGAGCGCTCACCGCCAAGGGGCGCACGATGCGTGATCTCGCCCTGCCCGCGCGACTTTCCGCCATGGTGCTTGCTGCTGCGGAGAATGGACAGGCCGCGGAAGCCGCGCGTCTTGCCGTGCTCCTCACCGAACAAGGGCTCGGCGGCTCCAGCCTCGATCTGGAAGAGCGCCTGCGCCGCTTCGAACAGGAGAAGGGCGAACGTGCTTCGGCAGCCCGCAAACTTGCCGAAAGAATCGCCGGCAGCCTGCGCAGCACGGGGCCTCAGGGTGCACGTACGACCGCCGGTCGCCTGCTGATCCATGCCTATCCCGACCGGATCGCCCTTTCCCGAGGTGCGCGGGGGCGTTTCGTCATGGCGAACGGCCGTGGCGCCGAGATCGAGGAAACCGACCGGCTTGCCGGCTCGCGTATGCTGGTGATCGCCGACCTGACCGGCCAGGCGGCGCGAGGCCGGGTGCTGGCAGCCGCCGAAATCCGTCGCGATGATATCGACGAACTGATGCCGGAGGCTATCCGGACCGCGGACGAATGCTTCTTCGATCCGCCGAGCCGGCAGGTGCGAGCCCGACGGTCAACACGGCTTGGCGCCATCGTGTTTGACGAGACACCCCTCCCCAAGCCAGCCGGTGCGGAAGCCGCCCGGGCGCTTGCCGATGGGGTCAGGCAGCTTGGACTGTCCGCCCTGCCCTTCTCCAAGGCTGGGGAACAATTGCGGCAGCGCATCGGCTTCCTTCACCGCAGCATCGGCGAGCCGTGGCCGGATATCGGAGACGACGCACTTCTTGACCGACTTGCCGACTGGTTTATCCCGTTCCAGACCAATGTGCGCGGTATCGACGATATCGCACCGGGTTCCCTTTTCGACGGGCTGATGTCACTCGTCCCGCACGAGGTGCAGCGCGATCTTGAAAAGCTGGCTCCGACACACTTCACCGCCCCGACCGGGCAGAGCCATCCGATCCGCTACGACGGAAACGAACCGACGCTCGCGATCCGGGTGCAGGAACTGTTCGGCCTGAAATCCCACCCGGCGATCGGCGGCGGCAGGCTTCCGCTGTTGCTGGAGCTGACCTCGCCGGCGCACCGGCCGATCCAGACGACACGGGACCTGCCGGGTTTCTGGGCCGGATCATGGAAGGATGTGCGCAGCGACATGCGCGGGCGTTATCCGAAACACCCCTGGCCGGAAAACCCGGCCGATGCAGCACCGACGACACGCGCAAAGCCGCGTGGTACGTGA
- a CDS encoding ornithine cyclodeaminase (catalyzes the formation of L-proline from L-ornithine) gives MLVLHETETAEALKWDELTNAIERMFRSHCVTPVRHHHEVEVPGEAAATLLLMPAWVPGDYIGIKLLSVFPDNHLRGLPAIYGSYLLSSGKTGKMLAVVDGGELTARRTAATSALAAGYLAREDANRLLVVGTGRLSLNLMQAHSIMRPITSVRIWGRNPANAEKTAADAREMGFDATACTDLEAAAREADIISCATLSSEPLVHGAWLKPGAHLDLIGAFKPTMRESDDEAVRRATIFVDTREGAMSEAGDILQPLKAGTIRETDIKADLFDLAAGRHRGRIANHEVTLFKSVGAALEDLAGAILAYEAVTARFKTET, from the coding sequence ATGCTGGTGCTGCACGAAACCGAAACCGCGGAAGCGCTGAAATGGGACGAGCTGACCAATGCGATCGAGCGGATGTTCCGCAGCCATTGCGTGACGCCGGTCCGTCACCATCATGAGGTAGAGGTGCCCGGCGAGGCGGCGGCTACTCTTCTGCTGATGCCAGCCTGGGTGCCTGGCGACTATATAGGTATCAAGCTGCTTTCGGTCTTCCCCGACAACCATCTGCGTGGTCTACCCGCCATTTATGGCAGCTATCTCCTTTCTTCGGGAAAGACCGGAAAGATGCTCGCTGTGGTCGATGGCGGTGAGCTAACCGCCCGTCGCACTGCCGCAACGTCTGCTCTAGCCGCCGGCTATCTCGCGCGTGAGGATGCAAACCGGCTCCTCGTTGTCGGCACCGGACGCCTTTCCCTCAATCTCATGCAGGCGCATTCGATAATGCGCCCGATAACCAGCGTCAGGATCTGGGGCCGAAATCCGGCCAATGCGGAAAAGACCGCCGCTGACGCAAGGGAGATGGGTTTCGACGCCACCGCCTGTACGGATCTGGAAGCGGCAGCGCGAGAAGCCGACATCATTTCCTGCGCCACTCTTTCGAGCGAACCGTTGGTTCACGGCGCCTGGCTGAAACCCGGCGCGCACCTCGATCTCATCGGTGCGTTCAAGCCGACCATGCGGGAGAGTGACGACGAGGCGGTGCGGCGCGCAACCATCTTCGTCGATACGCGCGAAGGCGCGATGAGCGAGGCCGGCGATATTCTGCAACCTCTGAAGGCCGGGACCATTCGCGAGACCGATATCAAGGCCGATCTGTTCGATCTTGCGGCCGGCCGGCACCGGGGCCGTATCGCCAATCACGAAGTCACCCTGTTCAAGTCGGTGGGTGCGGCGCTAGAGGACCTTGCCGGAGCCATCCTTGCCTATGAGGCGGTTACTGCGCGCTTCAAGACGGAAACCTGA